CGCCTGGGACGCCGCTGCGGGGGCCACCTGGATTCTCGACCGCGCCGAGGTCTACGACGACCTCACGGACGCGCTGGCGGATCTCACGCGCGTCTACGCCACCAGCATCCGCCAGCGCGAGACCGTGAAGCCCACGGTCACGCCCAAGCGCGCCGCGGAGGAGCTGCGCGAGGCCGGCGGCATGGGCGAGACGACGGGCCTGCTCTTCGGCCCCGAGCGCACGGGCCTGACCAACTGGGCCATGACGCACGCCGACGCGGTGCTGACGGTGCCGCTGAACCCGGACTTTCCCTCGCTCAACCTCGCCCAGGCCGTGCTGCTGGTGGGCTACGAGTGGTGGCAGCTCGGCGACACCAGCCCCATGCGCACGCTCGCCTCGACCGGGGCGGGGCCGCGCGCCACCAAGGCCGACCTGGAGAACTTCTACGGCCGGCTGGAGGGGGCGCTCGCCGACGCCGGCTTCTACACCGACGACGCCAAGCGCCCGCTCGTCCAGCGCCAGGTGCGCAACATCTTCGCGCGCACCGGGCTGACGCGGGCGGAGGTGAACACCTTGCACGGCATCGTCTCCGCCCTGCTGCGCCTGCCCAAGGGCGCGCCGCCGGTGCGCCGCGACGACGGGGACGGCGAGGGCTGACCCCGCCTTGACTCGGGCGCCCCGGTTTGTACGGTGCGCCCCTCCCGGGATGCGGGCCGAGGGTCAGGTGTGCCCAAAGCCGCCGGCCGTCGTGCCCCGCCCACCCGCGGTTCGCTCGCATGCTCTGCATGGAACGGACCGCTGCGGATCGGGATGACCGGGAGCCCACGCGAGACGCGTCCAACAAACCGGAGATCCGTTGCGCCATGTCCAAGCGCAAGACGCAGAAGTACAAGATTGACCGCCGCCTCGGCGTCAACCTCTGGGGCCGCCCGAAGAGCCCGTTCAACAAGCGCCAGTACGCGCCCGGTCAGCACGGCCAGCGCCGCCGCAAGCCCTCCGACTACGGCTTGCAGCTCCAGGCCAAGCAGAAGCTGAAGGGCTACTACGGCTCCATCGGCGAGAAGCAGTTCCGCAAGTACTACGAGGAGGCCGAGCGCCGGAAGGGCGACACCTCCGAGAACCTGATCGAGCTGCTGGAGCGCCGCTTGGCCACGGTGGTCTACCGCGCCAAGTTCGTGCCCACGGTCTTCGCCGCGCGCCAGTTCGTGAACCACGGCCACGTGTTCGTGAACGGCAAGCGCGTCAACGTCCCGTCCTACTCCCTGCGCGACGGCGACGTGATCGAGGTCGCGAACGCGATGAAGGACAACCAGCTCATCGCCGAGGGCGTGGACGCGCCCGAGCGCGACGTGCCGGAGTACATCCAGGTCGACCACGACGCGCTCAAGGCGACCTTCCTCCAGGCGCCGAAGCTGGCCGACGTGCCGTACCCGGTTCAGATGGAGCCGAACCTCGTCGTCGAGTTCTACTCGCGCTAATAAACTGGACGCAGTTTAATCCGGTCTGGTCGCGCCAGACACGCCACGAATCACCCTCGGCATCACTCGCCGAGATGGCGTGCCCGGCGCGGCGCCCGACCGGGCCGAGACGACAAAAGCCCCGGCCTTCACGGCCGGGGTTTTTTGTGCGCGCTCGTGTGTGTTGGGTGGAACGGCGAACGGGATTTTTCAGCGACTGGACTCCGGGTCCAGCTTGGCCGCCACGTCGCGGAAGGCGCGCAGGGTTTCCTCGCTGACGTGATGCTCGATGCCCTCGGCGTCGGTCATCGCCGTTTCCTCGGAAACCCCAATGGCCCGCAGAAAGCGCAATACGACAGCGTGGCGCGCGCGCGAGTCCTCGGCCATCCGGCGGCCTTCGTCGGTGAGGTGGATGGCGCGGTAGGGTTCGCTGTGGATCAGGCCCTGTTCGCGCAGGCGCGCCACCATCTTGCCCACGGTCCCCTGGCGCACGCCCAGCCGCCGCGCGACCTCGACGGCGCGGGCCTCGCCCTTGGTGTCGATCAGGTCCGCGATCAGCTCCACGTAATCCTCGATCAGCTCGGTCTGGTGCGCCTGGCGGACGCGCTCGTGCTGGCGCGCGTGGGCGTCCGGCGCGATCAGCTGATCGCCGCTGCTGGGCTGATTGGGGTCGCGGGTCGGCATGGAAGCTCCAGGGTCGCCACGCTGAGGCGTTCTACCGCACGCAGCCGAATTGACAAAAGCCGCGACCGCGCCCAAGTTTAGCCACGGCTTAATTCTGACGACCATACCGAATTCCGGAGCCATTGCTGAACGACCCTCCGGGTGACAGGCGCGGCGCGGGACGGGGCATGACGACACTGGTTGCAAGCGCGATGACGAGTTTGACGTACTCCGCCAGTTACGCGCGGTCGCTGGGGCCGGCGAAGCTGCTGTTGTTGGCGATCCTGGCCGGGCTCGCGCTGGTGGGGCCGGAGACGCGCGAAATCATGGCCGCGATGCTGGCGGACGCCTATTTGCAGGTGTCCGTTTTCGTCGCCGCCACGCTGGGGCTGATCTACTTCGTCGAGTCCCGGCAGAAGACCGACTTCGCCACCTTTCTGGATCAGCACCGGCGCTGGCAGATCCCCATCGCCGCGCTGCTGGGCGCGCTACCGGGCTGCGGCGGCGCGGTGGTCGTGGTCGTGCAATACGTGCGCGGGGCGATCAGCTTCGGCGCCGTGGTGGCCGTGCTCACGGCGACGATGGGCGACGCCGCGTTCCTGCTGCTGGCGGCCGAACCCACCACGGCCGTGGCGGTGTACGCGCTGGGCGCGGGCGTCGGCATCGTCTCCGGCACCATCATCGACCTGATCCACGGCCCCAACTTCATGCGTCAGGCGCGCCTGGACGTCAGCCCGCAGATCCCCCAGAGCGATGGGGCGCGCCTGAACCCGCTGCGGCCGGCTTGGTTCGCGGTCGTCGTGCCGGGCTTCGTGCTGGGCGTGCTGTTGCTGCTGGAGGTCGATACCGACGCGCTCTTCGGTCCACTCGCGGCCTACGAGCCCACCCAGGCGATCGGCATGGTGGGCGCGTTGCTCGCGCTCGGCATGTGGACGCTGGACCCCGAGCAGCGTTTCGACCCCGGCGTGTGCCGGTCGGGTGGGCCCATGACCCGGATGATGGACACCACGAACTTTGTCACCGTGTGGGTGGTCGTGGGCTTCCTGGTCTACGAGCTGGGCGTGCACTTCACGGGCATCGACCTGGGCGGGATCTTCCACACTTGGGCCTACCTCGTGCCGCTGCTGGCGGTGGTGGTCGGCTTCCTGCCGGGGTGCGGCCCGCAGATCGTCGTGACGACGCTCTACATCCAGGAGGTGGTGCCGCTCTCGGCCCAGCTGGGCAACGCCATCTCCAACGACGGCGACGCGCTCTTCCCGGCCATCGCCATCGCCCCGAAGGCTGCCATCGTCGCCACGCTCTATTCGGCGGTGCCGGCCGTGATGGTAGCCTACGGCTACTTCATGCTGTTCGAGTGAGCTCGGCGGCCTCTCGACGCTCGCACGGGCGCGGGTCCATCATGCGGGGCTCGACACGACGGTGAGCAGGGAGGCGCGTGATGCAGCTGGTGCTGGTGCAACACGGGCAAGCCGTTCCCAAGGATCAGGACCCCAGCCGGCCGCTCACCGACACCGGCCGGCGGGACGCGGATGCGCTCGCCAGCTTTCTCGGCCGCGCCGAGGCCGTGCCGCCGACGGTCTGGCACAGCGGGAAGCCGCGCGCCCGGCAGACGGCGGAAACCCTCTCGGTCGGCAACGCCGCGGCGGCGCGCGACGGCCTCGGGCCGAGCGACGACGTCGAGCCGGTCGCCGCCGAGCTTGCCGAGCGGCAGAGCGATCTGATGATCGTGGGGCATCAGCCCTTTCTGGGCCGGCTGGCGAGCCGCCTGCTCACGGGCGATCCGGCGGGCATGACCGTGGCCTTCGAGCCCGGCAGCGCCGTGGGCCTGGACCGGACGGACGAGGGCTGGGCGCTCGCCTGGATGGTGCGGCCCGGCTTGTTCACGCGCGGCTGATGGGTGTGCACGGGAGGCGGCCATGGCCCAGGGTGAGCAGCCCGAACGCGCGCGGCTGAACGCGGAATTGGCCCTGACGGAACAGCTCCTGCGCACGGAAACCCAGCACCTGCAGGAACTGGACGAAAAACGCCGCCTGATCACGGATGGCTTGGCGGACCTAAGCGCGCCCTCCGGCATGTGGGAGCACTACCTGGACGAAATCGACCAGGCCATGATCGCCGCGCGCAACCGCATCGATGAGCTGGATTACCTGCGCGAGGACATCCGCTCGCACCTGGAGCCGCATCAGTAGGGTGGTGAGCGCGCTACGCCGGACGGCTCGCCGCTTTCAGTGTGTCCGCTGCGCGCGAGCGTGCGGCGTCCAGATCCAGCGCCTCGCTCAAGATCTCGTCGAGCGTGAAGGGGCAGGCAAGCGAGCTGGGAAGCTGCGCTTCGCCCGCATCGGCCAGCTTGTCGTTGGCCAGCGCGACGCCCTGGCGCCAGATGCGATCCAGATCCAGTTTTTGCCGCATGCTTGGGGAGAACGCGACCGTTGCGTGCAGATGGTGCTGGCGGATTTCGCTGCGCCACGGGTCAATTCGGTCAAGGTGGAACACCTTGGGCGTAAAATTGACCCGTCCATCACGATGAGACCTTTGCGGCTCCCGGCTGGGCGACCACGCGGCGACCAGGAGGTGGGCGAAAAGCTGGACACGGGCATGATGAGGTCAGGTCTGGAAAGGCCTGGGCTCTGGACAGCCTGCCTGAGCAGGCTCGCGCGCCGCAGGCGCGCAATCATGCCCGAATACTGAAGGAGAAACGGCGCATTATGCGGCGCGCTGGCTTCAGCGTTG
This Limimonas halophila DNA region includes the following protein-coding sequences:
- a CDS encoding RNA methyltransferase, which codes for MSAPASTPPVVVLDQPQLGQNIGMVARAMANCALTDMRLVAPRDGWPNHHAWDAAAGATWILDRAEVYDDLTDALADLTRVYATSIRQRETVKPTVTPKRAAEELREAGGMGETTGLLFGPERTGLTNWAMTHADAVLTVPLNPDFPSLNLAQAVLLVGYEWWQLGDTSPMRTLASTGAGPRATKADLENFYGRLEGALADAGFYTDDAKRPLVQRQVRNIFARTGLTRAEVNTLHGIVSALLRLPKGAPPVRRDDGDGEG
- the rpsD gene encoding 30S ribosomal protein S4, yielding MSKRKTQKYKIDRRLGVNLWGRPKSPFNKRQYAPGQHGQRRRKPSDYGLQLQAKQKLKGYYGSIGEKQFRKYYEEAERRKGDTSENLIELLERRLATVVYRAKFVPTVFAARQFVNHGHVFVNGKRVNVPSYSLRDGDVIEVANAMKDNQLIAEGVDAPERDVPEYIQVDHDALKATFLQAPKLADVPYPVQMEPNLVVEFYSR
- the mntR gene encoding manganese-binding transcriptional regulator MntR; the encoded protein is MPTRDPNQPSSGDQLIAPDAHARQHERVRQAHQTELIEDYVELIADLIDTKGEARAVEVARRLGVRQGTVGKMVARLREQGLIHSEPYRAIHLTDEGRRMAEDSRARHAVVLRFLRAIGVSEETAMTDAEGIEHHVSEETLRAFRDVAAKLDPESSR
- a CDS encoding putative manganese transporter — translated: MTTLVASAMTSLTYSASYARSLGPAKLLLLAILAGLALVGPETREIMAAMLADAYLQVSVFVAATLGLIYFVESRQKTDFATFLDQHRRWQIPIAALLGALPGCGGAVVVVVQYVRGAISFGAVVAVLTATMGDAAFLLLAAEPTTAVAVYALGAGVGIVSGTIIDLIHGPNFMRQARLDVSPQIPQSDGARLNPLRPAWFAVVVPGFVLGVLLLLEVDTDALFGPLAAYEPTQAIGMVGALLALGMWTLDPEQRFDPGVCRSGGPMTRMMDTTNFVTVWVVVGFLVYELGVHFTGIDLGGIFHTWAYLVPLLAVVVGFLPGCGPQIVVTTLYIQEVVPLSAQLGNAISNDGDALFPAIAIAPKAAIVATLYSAVPAVMVAYGYFMLFE
- the sixA gene encoding phosphohistidine phosphatase SixA gives rise to the protein MQLVLVQHGQAVPKDQDPSRPLTDTGRRDADALASFLGRAEAVPPTVWHSGKPRARQTAETLSVGNAAAARDGLGPSDDVEPVAAELAERQSDLMIVGHQPFLGRLASRLLTGDPAGMTVAFEPGSAVGLDRTDEGWALAWMVRPGLFTRG
- a CDS encoding DUF29 family protein, producing MFHLDRIDPWRSEIRQHHLHATVAFSPSMRQKLDLDRIWRQGVALANDKLADAGEAQLPSSLACPFTLDEILSEALDLDAARSRAADTLKAASRPA